AGTGGGTGGTGGGAGGTAGATGCACCTTTGCCGGCTGAGAGGAACAATGTGACTTCTTTACGCCTCAGCGGGAGGAAATCGGTTCAGCATGCTGCTCCGTCTCATGCTTGCCGTGGGTGTGTCTGACGCACACCCAGAGCTGTTACTCCTCAAACCAACACCCACATACCTgtggggaagagggagggattAAGTGGAAGGAACAAAAAAGGTAAACGTAACCAAgatcaaacacagaggaatgagTGGCAGGACAGGAACTAGGTGATGATTGAGGAAGGCAGGTAGTCTCACTAGGCCTTGACCTTTGTCTCCAGCTTTAAGTACTTAAAGCATCTATAATCAATACTTTTACAATAACTCGTAtatcaaatgacaatgtgaaaacagcgTGACAATGTGAAAGGAGtcaaacctacagagaattatcacctgaatctgcagctctgctcGGTTTTATGGAGATTTACTGGGAGTTTCAGCTCGTTGTTTTGATCTTTACAGTTCTGgttcaaagagaaagaaaagagccagatatttatCTCCTTCTGCTGCTGGACACAATAACATGAACATCTGTGCAGCATTAtgccataaaaaaacaaaactgactaCAACTGATTTAACTCTTCTGTGATATAATTGTAAGTggtagtgtttgttttcttcacctGGTACAGAAGGTTCACGTGGTGCTTCAGTCCAGCACAGCCCACCTGTTTAAACTCCACATTGTGCAACTCAGCTGAGATAAAGCCTGGTTTGTCCTGGTTTTGATAACCCGTATCACTCTGGTTCTTCAGTGTCACGCTGTAAAGACGGTTTTCATCCTGAAAACAGAAGAAGTTCACACAAacaattcacaattttttttcaatgtaaaTGTCAACAGCAGGGTGTGGCTGTCACATattagcatgaaaaaaaaaatcaattctcTTACTCATAAAATGAAGAGCACTCAGTAGTATTTACACAGAGAGCGTTCCAAGCATACTTTCAGACCATGGTTCTGTAAATATGTACAAAACAATTTAAATCAGCCGCGCCCACAGGACTTGAGAAAAGCAGGGACTGTTCACCTAGAGATCTAATCTGCAATCAGCAGGAGCTGCTGACCTGTGACCAGATTTCAGTCTGTAATTGGCtgaggtggaggagcagctgtacAGCGACACATGTGGGACTGCTGGGCCCAGATCCCCTTCAGTGTTTCAAtctaatgacaaaaaaagtactgTCTATACCAGGGTTgagcaaactgttccacaaagggccggtgtggctgcaggtttttgttccaaccaatgaagagcacacagtttgaccaatcagctgtctgaagactgagatcagttgattaaatgagtcaagtctggtgtgctgctgcttggttggaacaaaaacctgcagccacaccggccctttgtggaacagtttgcccacccctggtCTATACTGTATATAGATTGTACTATAGATAGAGTCAGGGCCCCCAGTGCAGCAAGATAAATCTGAGTGGTTTAGACAGTTTTTCtaatctttatttctttgaatAGAAAGTAGAAATTCCATCACACTGTGACGTTACGTGAGTTTTAACCCACAAAATATCACTGAAAAAGACAGTATGAATGTGAGCTACACTGCTCTGACTGTGGTACGAGGGGCTGGGATTTTATAGTTCTGTTCCAAAGAGCCCATTTTCTCATAATCTGCCTCAGTAATATAGTTTGTTCAAATCAGAGTGAAGCCCTGTAACACCTCAGACCAAAAACACAGCGTTGTAGGAAAAGGCTATTTGGTGCTCTACCATGAGGTGGAGACAGTTTTCCATCCTCAGTCATACATATTTCAAATAACAGCTGAGAGATGTAACAGGGATAAGctgattttaaaatctcattcaTAAGAATTTATTGCCTTATGTCCTAAGATGCTCTGAGAGGTATGTGTTCTCAGAGGATGATTACTAGTGTGGACAGGATGCTGCCCTTACGAGTAACCTTTACCTGCATGTGATGGACACGAGACTGACAGGGAAAACAAGTTAGCAATCCCTTTAAGTTGCTGGGACACAGTGTGCAGGAAGACTGCATGAGGGAGGAAGTGATGTGTGTACCAGATTAATTTCTATTTTTGCTACATATGTTGTGGCAACAACATTGACAAAGCCAAAACACTGCAACCATCAGTTTCCGCTGCAGATTTCAGCAGTGTAACATGATATTCTACACATAGGAACACTTTCATGCTTTGCTGGTTTAAGCTGTTACTATAGTGAAACCGAACAGGACAGCTGAGTTAGTGTATTTGTGAACCATGACACCTGCTGGACAGTAAGAGTAGTCCCAGGGTCGAGTAAGTTTCCTCAGGACAGATGTTATTAGTAACCTGCTAAGTTtagaaataacaaaacaacaaagtctctcttttttttgtttttgttttatttgaaagatCATGCAGTGCACTTCCAAGGTAGGAGCTTAACATCACTTTCAATGATACACGTGAAAAACCAATACATTTGTAATTACCTAGTACAAAAAATAACTAACCATTACTAAGGAATGTCACAAATTAAATAGTTATAGGAAAACGAGTGTGCAACACCACTATTGCTGCACTGCAGATCTTAAAAGGCTTGACGGAGGTTGTAGTTGTTTGTAACCCTTCTGTGTAAATACAAAAATTCTGGATTATCTATAGAActtaaaaagagacaaaaaaaaaaagcaataaattaCTTCTTTcaagtgtgtggtgtgtttactGAGAGAACTGAGGAGGCATGGGGTAGGGCACCAGCGGTGGAGGATGCTGCTGTGGAGCCTGTGCCTGGGGGAAGGGGAAAGGGGGGTGGCTCGTGCCATTCTGTGCGCCAGCCTTACCGGGGGCAAACTGCTGAGCCTGGAAGCTGTTCTGGCCTCCGAAGGCTCCAGTTTGGTTAGCAAAGCTGGACTGTCCGTTACTACCGTAGCTGCCTCCACCGAAGCCATTGCTGTTGTCACTGCTCCCATAGCCTCCATTCTGAGTATTTGTGCCAAAGGCTTTATTTGGTCCGTTGTCAAACCCTCTACCATTATCCCTGTCCCTAAAACCACCAAAGTCACGCCTTCCAGATGAATACCTATCTCGGCGGTCATCTCTATAATCACCACCTCTGCCTCCCCTTGAACGacctggaaaagaaaacaaacttttagAAACAGAAACTTGGCTATAgttaatttctttttcaacaACAATTTAAACCAGAAACTGGTTTGTGACACCAATTAGTTCAGTGATGAATCCAACCACTTcgtagaaaaaacaaaaacaaaaggagagcagcaggaaaaaagtGGCTGCAGTTCACAGCACAGTTTCTGTATCTCACCAATTAGATTTACCTCCTCTGTCTTCAGCCATCTGGAGGAGCTTGGGGTTGATGGCCTGGTTGGCCTCACGAAGCACAGAGATGAGGTCGCTGGCCTGCCTCATGTTGTTTGGGGTGAAGAAGGTATAAGCTGTGCCTGTCTTTTGGCTACGAGCTGTTCTGCCAATGCGGTGGATATAGTCCTCTGAGTTGTTCGGGTAGTCAAAGTTGATGACAAATTTCACGTCTTCAACATCTGTAAGATTGTGTTGCGGTGTGGCataaaggaagaggaggaaagcacACGAAAGATGTGCGCCAGCGCCACCACAACAACCAGATCAAAAACAAAGAGGCCAAGTTAGTACTGTCATGACGTGGGGAGGGCTGGTAAAACCACAAGCTGCAAGAAACTGGAATTAGGCAaaactacacagacacacatttactcCACGGGGAGACTACGGTGGGAAAAGAGAAACGATGCACACTCCATTCTTCCAATCCAACgggataaaataaaaaccctccCCTCTTGAGCCACTGTCAAACCACCCTCAGAAAGAATGGATCAGAAGTCTTACCATTGTTTTGGAGTATGCATTCACTAGTCCATTCCCATTGCAGCACACGCCCCACACACTGTCAAGTGACCCTCATGTGTCTCTACACAGTAGGGCTGCTATGCACGCTACTGCCTCCTAGTGTTCTCGGACTAGCACTTAACCAACGTCCTGttgtcacacacactttctcttgtGAGATGCTTGCTATAATGCTCACACTGCAGTGTCTCTTgccgaggaaaaaaaaaacggtagCTCTGAACCAATCTGCAAGATGTCTACAAACATTGCATCCCCTCTCGGCATGGCAAGATTTTTTCCAGACCCAGTGTTCACTTGATCATAATGTCTCTCGTTGGCAGGTCTCGACATGACTTTGAAACGCAGGCGAGGGAGGAGTGTGAGCTTGGATTTTTGCCCAAGGGTGTCCAACTAGCATGTCCCACTGTCACCAAAAGCGCCAGTAGCCATGTCATTACAGAGGTGAAGGTAAGATCGATCTGGCAGACTGCTCTTCCGACAGAAGTTTAGGAAACTGCAACAGTAACGCCACCCATGCTTTACAACGAGTCTACACAACAGAAAGCAGCTTCCAAATGACTCAAATGGCTTGCACTGCAGTACCCAAACAAATATGCAAGACAATAGGAGACAGTGTAGCTGGGCTTTGAGCTAGGACAGTTACAGAGCCTGGGTGTGTGAAGCAGTCCAAACCATTGCCAGAGAACAGACGAGCATATGGGGGGAGGAACTGTGGCCAGCCCTCAactctccccctctttttttaGGCAGGCCAGCGCGTTATGCTGCACTTGGGCCTGGTCACCTCTGTATATCTGCACGACTGGGAGACCCGTGCCTCGCCAGTCAGGACACCTCCAAGAATCCTCCTTCCCCCTCTGGAGACCTGGGCTTGTCATGCCAAGGCCCTGCCATATAGACTGCTCCTTCAGGCCAGGGGAGAAACTCAGAAAGAAGCAGAAGTTAAAGAAAGCAAATacactttcttttttgaaaTACATAAGAGTGTGAAACAGTTCAGGGAGGGTACTGACCTAGACCTCTGGAGGCAACATCTGTGGCAATGAGAATTGGGGCCTTTCCATATTTGAACtctgaaagaaattaaaaaaaaaaaatgaaaatcataaattattaaaaaaaataaaataaataaataaacagattaaaCAGTGATGTAAATGTGTTGGTGATTCAATCTTACCATTGAGAACCCAGTCTCTTTCCTGCTGGCTTTTATCCCCATGGATTCCCATTGCTGGCCACCTAACAGAATTAATGATTTCATTGTTAACTTATACAGGTACTCCATGACAACAAAGCCTGTACAACAGAAGCACTCGTGCTTTGAATGTGTAGTGATTCTGACGCTTACCCATCCCTTCTCATCCTCCTGGTGAGGTCATCACACCGCCTCTTTGTCTCTACAAAGATGATGGTCttgttctctttctcactcaTGATTTCCTCAAGCAGACGGATcagtctgaaagaaaacagtccCTCCGTAAATAACCTATCAATGCCTTAAGCTAATGTTAGAATATCTGCTTCAGCAACACTTGCTGTTGCAGCCATGGAAAGATTACTTACttgttctccttctctccatcatTGCAGACATCCACTATCTGCAGGATGTTGTGGTTGGCACTGAGCTGCAGTGCCCCAACGTTGATCTGGACGTACTCCTTCAGGAAGTCCTCTGCCAGCTGGCGAACCTCTTTTGGCCAAGTGGCACTCCACATCAGAGTCTGACGGTCAGGCTGCAAAACAGCACAACAATTAGCAGCACATCCCCCTAATATTAAACTACTGAGACAGCATTTCATGTCTGCAAATGTGTTAAGGGCCAAGTCAAATAAACTTACTCTGATTTGGTCCACAATTTTCCGGATCTGTGGCTCAAAACCCATGTCCAGCATTCTGTCAGCCTCATCCAGCACAAGGTAAGTGCATCGACGGAGATTCGTCTTTCCTGCCTCCAGGAAATCAATGAGTCTACCTGGAGTGGCGATGCAGATCTCCACACCTATAATGATAATTACTGTGAGAACTAAGCTCttgggaagggaaaaaaaaaaaaaagagacaacgTTTCAACAGTTTGGCAAAAACAACCAACATACCTCTTTCCAGGTCACGGATCTGTGGTCCTTTGGGTGCTCCTCCGTAGATACAAGTGGACTTGAGGCGAGAAGCTCTGCCGTATTCTGCAGCCACCTGTTGCACCTGCTGAGCCAGCTCACGGGTCGGGGCCAACACCAAGCACTGTCGGGGGGAAATTATAGCATTTCAGTAAATGAACACACAGGTACACGCTTCATACTGATGATTGATCTTATTCTATTCCCAGTGCTGAAATACAAAACACGCTGGGGAGGCTAACTTCTCAACATATCTCAAAGTGAGACGACTCACTGCAGAGCATCATACAGGTCAGAGTCTACGGTCAGTAATCCCATTCTCTTTCAAGTTACTATCTGAGTATCTACCATGGGATAAAAGTACCAAAAGCCATCTGCATGATAAAAGCATAAAGAACTAATGTGAAACTCAGTTGTGACTACTTACAATGGGACCATCTCCACGTTCCAGGAAAGGCTGGTGGTTGATGTGCACAATCGCAGGCAACAGATACTGCAGGTCAAACACATAAGTCATTTTCATTAGTACAAGTCACTGAAGCATTTAACTATACTGCAGCTAATACcagatgtaaaaaaacaaacaaacaaaacttacaGAAAGCGTTTTGCCAGAGCCAGTCTGAGCGATGCCAACCATATCCATGCCACTAAGAGCCAGAGGCCATCCCTGAGCCTGGATGGGTGTTGGTTCAGTccagttttgtttgttgatCACATCCATCACATAAGCTGTAGAAAGAGGACAGCAATTAATTGATGCACACCAAACCTCCTTTCTGATATTGTTTCACCAACTGTTTCAAACTTACATGGAAAGCTGGCCTCATGGAACTTGGCGATGGGATTTGGGCACTCTCTCCCCTTCACTGTAATTGTTTTGGCCCTCCTGTATTGTTCAACTTCTTGCTGCAAGATAAGAGTGAATGAGACAAATTAAATTACGTTCACTAGTCATAACTGCACGTGTTGCGTAACTGCAACACGTGCAGAGCACATTTCTGGCAGTGTTGCATAATGTTTCAATGGACCACGCTGACCACATACCGGTGACCTCCGCGCAACGTCGGGGTGCTGCTGATAGAAGTTTTTCTCAAACTTCGGGAGCTCGTCCAGGTTCCAGTGTTTCTTCCGCAGCCGATCGCCAGGATTGCCGAactttcctccacctcctccacggTTGCCACCAAAGCGCGGAGGACCACTGCCATAGCTGCAATTTACATTAAGTCATGGTACACAAAGTCAGATCGGGCTCACTTACGGGGGCAACAACAGCAGTTTAAAACGCACAGAGTCCCGTCTTAACTGCGTCACTTTGATATTATATAGCTGCCATATACTTTCCAGCCAGCAGAGGAACAATGGAAAAAACTGCCGGCATTTTGTATCCGCATTCATGCTGCCACATGGCGACAAGCCGACTAGCCAGCTGTATTAGCATCACTACTCAGCGCTACAGCAACACACAATATGTGTTGGCCTCAGAGTAAATATCATGGGTAAATAAACTCTAACGTGTAAAACATCTAGGTAATAACACAGACTAGCGTTTACCACGACAACTATTGTGTATAAGTGTTTCCTGCAGCGATGAAAGGTAACGCAGGGTGAGCTAGCGGGAAGCTAACGCTACCCTGAAGCTAACGGAAAGCCGCCTTGCCGGGGCACGAGGCCAGACAAGGCCTTGAGCCAAAGACAACGGGATCCGTTCACCGGAGGCCTGTGCTTTGTGTGTAGTAATAAGGCTACCCGCTTTTCAAATTTGTAGTCTTTCCACTAAAAACAGTTAGCTATGGCGTTACGTTTAAATTCTAATCGAAATATTGTTGCTTGGTTCATTTTTTCTCGGTTGAAAGCCCTGTCAGCCATTTCTACGGATCACACGACAGCAAAACTCggcaaacacaagaaaaatgtaCTTACCCTCTGTCTCTATCCCTGCCACGGTCTCTGTCGGAATATCCAGGCATTTTGTAAACGgtgtgtataaataaaaaagataaataccCTACACTGTGGCTTAACCGCCGACTAAAAAATCCGACCGGCAGTGGTGCTGAAATGCCGGTAATGTGAAAATGAGGTCCGGTTTATATAGCGGGAGGAAGTCCACCTTCCGATGTACTCATCCGCGATACAAATTTCAACTTCAGCTTCTCGCGAacccttttcctttttaatgaagctttgtcttcttctttttatatGCAGCCTGTACCCACgactgaaaacagacacacgACAGAGCAGTGATACtgaatttttaattaattctaACTCTTCCTGTAAATATTACATCTGGATCCCTTACGCCCTAACTGAATATTTCTAAAAAGCGAAGTTAGTGCAGGTAGAATAGAAACAACAATCACACACGCTTTGTTGTGCAGGTCTTGAAAATCAAAaactatgttttgtttcttctgttaaaaatGCCACTTAAAacgactgaaaagaaaaatataaaaactctTCTCCGGTGCCTCATTTTAATAAACAGTACTTGTTTTTGACTACAAATGCTGGCGGATGAATATGTTCGAGACAGAAACTGGTGATCCGGCTTTTGACTGTGCTTCCGATGGATTACGGTAAGTGACGTCATCAGGACAAACCCAAACATGGAAGggagtttttttccttttcaacttGCAATGAAAGCATGTgattcaacattttcatttaacttatGTTAGAATATATGAACACGAAATATTTGAAGAAAACTTTCTGCAGACAGTGAGGTTTACTTACTAAGTGAATAAAAACGTGTTTATGGGTCTGTACCTTTACAGCACAAAAGAACATAAAAAGCTGTATTAATTCTTTTTATGAACGTGggcaaaatacacaaacattgtACAATTATAattagttatttttctttttttttttacatacttATTCTTGCTCCTGATTATAGAGTTTTTGGCAGGACAGTGGCTCTGATTGACTCAGCATAGGGTGCTGTGACACTGAAGCAGCCTGGATGTTATTTCTCCAAGAAATATAGAAGTTACCTGGATGTTACTCCAGTTCTATGAGGATGTTatccagtttttattttacgCAGGCCAGTATTTTCAACAAAGCCAAGAATCAAAATATGAACTATTATTATCATAATGAGGCCTTATCTTCTATCCTTCTCTCACTAGTCTGTGTAGAAAGTTTCTCTTTGTAGTATGATGCAGTTGCACATCTacgaaaaacaacaacaattgtACTTgacacccccccgcccccccgtCCAACAGCCCAGTTCATTGTCATTTTACCCTGTTTCTCTGCCCCCCTGGGAGCCATCTGCCAGACGTTTTAATCCCAAGTGgtagcagtgaaaacacagtgggTGGTTGGGGGCATGTGCCATTCAAATGTAAAGCACAAGACCTTGCATCCCCCACTTGACATTTATGGTACTAACAAGCCCTTGATAATCTGACCTAATGTAAATAATTGCTGTACAAAGGTACCTGTTTAAGCACACGACTATATCAAGAAGTCTAACAGTAATTCATATGAGAAAGCTTTCTTATCTATGGCAATTGAgacaacccaaaaaaaaaaaaaaaaaaaaagatatatctTCGTACAAGGCCTTACATTGTTAGACAAAGGCAAGTTTAATTAGAACtaattacacacaaaaataaaatactcttACAAAATGATAGTGTTAACATACATCAAATTGCATCAGTCAGCTATGAGAGATATAGTCCTGCTAAGTGGATcatgctattaaaaaaaaaagaaagcggCATCTCTCAACTTTGACTTGTTTAATAAAAAGTTCAGTTCTTCAATGAGAGGCAGCTACGGGGCAATGCTGAGTAATGTAGTGTAAGAACAGACAGTAGGGCGATCAGCTTGTGCACTGGACTTAAAGGTGAATGAGTATCTGGTGCAGAAGTCACCATTAAATACACATGGCAACCTCATTTGGTTTGTGTGCAATTCCTCTTTTCAGTTCAAGAAAATCTTTTTCTACTTAAGTTAAAGATAAATTACAGGTTGTTTGATCCACATATATGAACAATATCTTATTACTGTACAAAGCACCATCTGAGGACACTTTTCACTTTGCATACACTCGTCTacataaaagaatgaaaacgaactgttttgctttgtttttttttagtgtatgCAAACGTTAAGAACAGTCCACGGTCATAGAGATTGCTAGACAGGCAGCATCTTCTGAAAACATTCAAGGATTTCATTTTTAATCGTAGAAAACAGTCCCcctttctcttaaaaaaaacaaaacatcactgaTAGGACTGTATAGCAGGTTTAAACAGGAGTTCATCTCATTCAGTTCACTATCAATCAAAAGCACATATGGAAACATGCAACGATTGCTGTGTTAATCATCTGCTGTGGGCAAAACATTGCCCCTTTAACCCCCTTTAACATTCAGGAAATCAAGACAAATGGTCGGAATTTCATGTCGGTCGTCGAATCAAATGACATTACGAAGTACGCATGACGTCTCCTGAGAGTGTGGCTAGGTAGAGCTCTTGATTTCTTGGAAATGTTTTGTGGCCACAAACAGGTATGAGCATGAGCAGTGTACTGTGCACTTTAAGCAGTAGTATGTCAGTGAGTAAGGTCGCCAATATAAGACAAAAGTTAATGCTGTTTAGCACCACATGGCTAGAAGGTAGtagaggtttttcttttttccccctcaacgACAACACAAAACAGAGTATGATGGACTTTGGACTCTTTTGAACAGAATACCATTAGAAATTAAtggtagttttcatgcttgtgACATTAATATAGCTCAGCTACAAATGACGAACTGTTAAAAAAAGGGTAGTAGAAGGGAAACAACACACCACCATATGTAGCTCCATGGTGAAATCAGTAGA
The window above is part of the Toxotes jaculatrix isolate fToxJac2 chromosome 18, fToxJac2.pri, whole genome shotgun sequence genome. Proteins encoded here:
- the ddx5 gene encoding probable ATP-dependent RNA helicase DDX5 isoform X1, whose amino-acid sequence is MPGYSDRDRGRDRDRGYGSGPPRFGGNRGGGGGKFGNPGDRLRKKHWNLDELPKFEKNFYQQHPDVARRSPQEVEQYRRAKTITVKGRECPNPIAKFHEASFPSYVMDVINKQNWTEPTPIQAQGWPLALSGMDMVGIAQTGSGKTLSYLLPAIVHINHQPFLERGDGPICLVLAPTRELAQQVQQVAAEYGRASRLKSTCIYGGAPKGPQIRDLERGVEICIATPGRLIDFLEAGKTNLRRCTYLVLDEADRMLDMGFEPQIRKIVDQIRPDRQTLMWSATWPKEVRQLAEDFLKEYVQINVGALQLSANHNILQIVDVCNDGEKENKLIRLLEEIMSEKENKTIIFVETKRRCDDLTRRMRRDGWPAMGIHGDKSQQERDWVLNEFKYGKAPILIATDVASRGLDVEDVKFVINFDYPNNSEDYIHRIGRTARSQKTGTAYTFFTPNNMRQASDLISVLREANQAINPKLLQMAEDRGGRSRGGRGGDYRDDRRDRYSSGRRDFGGFRDRDNGRGFDNGPNKAFGTNTQNGGYGSSDNSNGFGGGSYGSNGQSSFANQTGAFGGQNSFQAQQFAPGKAGAQNGTSHPPFPFPQAQAPQQHPPPLVPYPMPPQFSQ
- the ddx5 gene encoding probable ATP-dependent RNA helicase DDX5 isoform X2; translation: MPGYSDRDRGRDRDRGYGSGPPRFGGNRGGGGGKFGNPGDRLRKKHWNLDELPKFEKNFYQQHPDVARRSPQEVEQYRRAKTITVKGRECPNPIAKFHEASFPSYVMDVINKQNWTEPTPIQAQGWPLALSGMDMVGIAQTGSGKTLSYLLPAIVHINHQPFLERGDGPICLVLAPTRELAQQVQQVAAEYGRASRLKSTCIYGGAPKGPQIRDLERGVEICIATPGRLIDFLEAGKTNLRRCTYLVLDEADRMLDMGFEPQIRKIVDQIRPDRQTLMWSATWPKEVRQLAEDFLKEYVQINVGALQLSANHNILQIVDVCNDGEKENKLIRLLEEIMSEKENKTIIFVETKRRCDDLTRRMRRDGWPAMGIHGDKSQQERDWVLNEFKYGKAPILIATDVASRGLDVEDVKFVINFDYPNNSEDYIHRIGRTARSQKTGTAYTFFTPNNMRQASDLISVLREANQAINPKLLQMAEDRGGKSNWSFKGRQRW